The Candidatus Zixiibacteriota bacterium genomic interval GTGTCGCAATGCTTGGGCGGGATGTAGATTTCGAAGCCGTCTTCGCCGGTATAGCCGGTGCGGGAGAAGAGCAGGTCGACTCCCGCCACTTTCGCCGTCACCGCCGTATAGTAGCCCATCGACTCGAGATCATGGTCAGTCAGTTCCGCCATGAGCTTAGTGGCATTGGGTCCCTGAATCGCAAGCAGACCGAACTGAGCTGAGCGGTCCACCAGTGTGACATCGGGCGTGAGGTACCGGGACAGGTGCGCGAAGTCTTTCTTGATGTTGGATGCATTTACCACCAGAAAGTAGCGGTCCTCAAGTCGGTAGACCAGCAGATCATCGACAATCCCCCCCTCTTCGGTGGGCATGCAGTTGTACTGGATCCTTCCCGGTTCCAGCTCGGCGACATTGTTGGTGGTGGTTTTTTGCAGAAAGGCGAGCGCGCCGGGCCCGGAGACCTCAAACTCGCCCATATGAGACAGGTCAAAAAGCCCGATGTTGTTGCGCACGGCCAGGTGTTCGGCCTGGATTCCCTTGTACTGCACCGGCATCCGGAATCCTGCAAAATCCACCATGCGGGCGCCGGCCGCGACATGATAGTCGTGAAAGGGCGTTTTCAACACGTTCGACGTTTCGTTCGACATTCCTACAATCCCCTTTCCCAGGGTTTTACAACAGGCTGTAAGGAACGTCGCGCACCATCAAAAGTCAATACCAAGCTCCCGGCGGTGCGTGTTGAACGGGCAAGTCAATCAACAATGCAACGGTCCGGTTTTTCGCCGTGCCGGGAGACAAAAAAAGACCCGCCGGCTCGCCGACGGGTCTGATATCTGTCACGTGCGTGACGCGGAGCGGTCTACTTGCGGAATAACGTCTTGCCGTCGGACTTGAGGTCCTTGCAGGCCTGCGTGACCCGTTTCGCCATGTTGGCTTCGGCCGCCTTCAGGTAGACGCGCGGGTCGAACTTCTTCTTGTTGGCGACGTCGGTGTCGCTGTGTGTCAGCTCGGAGCGATTCTCGTCAACGTGCTTCACGATCGCTTCGGTGAAGTGATACTGCGTATCGGTGTCGACATTCATCTTGATGACGCCGTACTCCAGCGTCTCGTGGATGTCGGACAGATCCGAGCCCGAACCACCGTGAAATACCAGCCAGAACCGGGCCGCCTTGCCGTGCGTCGCCATCACGGCCTCCTGTCCCTCTTTCAGGATTTTCGGACGCAGCTTCACGTTCCCCGGTTTGTAGATGCCATGCACGTTGCCGAAGGTCGCGGCCAGCATGTACCGTCCGCCGATCGGGTGCAGCGCCTCGTAGACGCCCACCATATCGGCCGGAGTCGTGTACAGCTTTTCGCGGGGGTGATCGCTGTGGTCGATGCCATCCTCTTCGCCGCCGACCACGCCCGTCTCGACTTCGAGGATGATGTCGTTATCCTTGCACAGCTTCATCAGCTCCCGGGCGATTTTCATGTTCTCGTCGAGGGGCAGTTCCGACCCATCGAACATGTGCGAGTGAAAGAGATTGGGTTGACCGGCTTTCCGACGCCGCGCGGTTTCCTGGATCAGCGGCTTCAGGAAGGAGTCGACCTTTTTCGGCTGGCAGTGATCGGTGTGCAGGGCAATCCAGACGTCGTAGTGTTTCGCCATGCGGTGGACATGTTCGGCGACGGAGATCGAACCTTCGACCATGTTCTTGATGTTGAGGCCGGACGCAAATTCGCCGGCTCCGGTGGACAGCTGGATGATCCCGTCCGACTTGGCGTCGGCGAACCCTTTCAGCGCCGCATTGGCGGTTTCCGTGGACGTGACGTTGATAGCCGGAAACGCATACTTGCCGGCATGCGCCTTCTCCAGCATTTCGACATACTTGTCGGCAGTTACAACGGGCATCGTTTCCCTCTTTTATTTTCAGACTGCAAGTTATCGTTTTCAGTCGTTCAACTGGCGCAGCACCATCTGCAGGATGCCGCCGTGCCGATAGTAATCCACTTCGATGGCGGTGTCGATCCGCGCGGTGACGTCGAATCGTTTCGCCGGACCGTCGCCGGTCGCCCGTACGGTGAGGGTCTGGTGCGGCTTGATGCCGTTGGACAGCCCCTCGATCGTATACGACTCTTTGCCGGTGAGTCCGAGCGTCGCCACCGACTCGCCGGACTTGAACTGCAGCGGGAGGATTCCCATGCCGATCAGGTTTGACCGGTGGATTCTCTCGTAGCTTTCGGCGATCAAGGCTTTGACCCCCAGCAGGCGCGTTCCTTTAGCGGCCCAGTCGCGCGATGACCCCATGCCGTAGTCCTTGCCGGCGAGCACGATCAGGTCGGTGCCGGATGCCAGGTACTTCGCCGAGGCGTCGTAGATTGACATCGTCTCCCCCGTGGGATGGTAGACCGTGATCCCGCCTTCGGACCCCGGCACGAGCAGGTTTCTCAGCCGGATGTTGGCGAACGTTCCGCGTGTCATCACGCGGTCGTTGCCGCGGCGCGACCCATAGCTGTTGAAGTCCGCTACCGTGACGCCGAGGCTTTGCAGGAATTTCCCGGCGGGCGAATCCGCTTTGATGGTGCCGGCCGGGGAGATGTGGTCGGTGGTGATGGAGTCACCCAGAAGCGCCAGCAC includes:
- the gcvT gene encoding glycine cleavage system aminomethyltransferase GcvT; this encodes MLKTPFHDYHVAAGARMVDFAGFRMPVQYKGIQAEHLAVRNNIGLFDLSHMGEFEVSGPGALAFLQKTTTNNVAELEPGRIQYNCMPTEEGGIVDDLLVYRLEDRYFLVVNASNIKKDFAHLSRYLTPDVTLVDRSAQFGLLAIQGPNATKLMAELTDHDLESMGYYTAVTAKVAGVDLLFSRTGYTGEDGFEIYIPPKHCDTLWKAVTGAGARFGLEFIGLGARDTLRLEMKMALYGNDIDETTSPVEAGLNFIIDFDKDFVGRPTILRHRDEKPRRRLVCFEAEGKGVPRHGFGIFDRDAEVGTVTSGTFSPSLQKPIAMGYIERERSKIGTSVEIDVRGKRLPATIVKPPFYKNASHK
- the fbaA gene encoding class II fructose-bisphosphate aldolase — protein: MPVVTADKYVEMLEKAHAGKYAFPAINVTSTETANAALKGFADAKSDGIIQLSTGAGEFASGLNIKNMVEGSISVAEHVHRMAKHYDVWIALHTDHCQPKKVDSFLKPLIQETARRRKAGQPNLFHSHMFDGSELPLDENMKIARELMKLCKDNDIILEVETGVVGGEEDGIDHSDHPREKLYTTPADMVGVYEALHPIGGRYMLAATFGNVHGIYKPGNVKLRPKILKEGQEAVMATHGKAARFWLVFHGGSGSDLSDIHETLEYGVIKMNVDTDTQYHFTEAIVKHVDENRSELTHSDTDVANKKKFDPRVYLKAAEANMAKRVTQACKDLKSDGKTLFRK